The proteins below are encoded in one region of Euryarchaeota archaeon:
- a CDS encoding FAD-dependent oxidoreductase → MPDEKFDCIVVGAGLAGLAAAYQMATDGLQVLVVEKAKVPGQKNVSGGRMYSHALAKLIPRFWEEAPVERAVTREGVTFMTRESAFSIDFESKKLGDLHNSYNVLRTKFDAWFSEKVAARGAMIIPGARIDRLHIEDGQVKGVIAGSDKLLADSVVLAEGANPLLAEQAGLKPPLKPHQTAVGVKEVIKLGADVINDRFRLGMDEGMAQVFVGAPTSGLPGGGFLYTNRDSVSLGIVMPIDSAMGFEHARDKRRQVPELVEDFRTHPYLAKLLRGGEVVEYSAHMVPEGGYRQVPKVLAHNGALLTGDSAGFVINAGLTFRGMDLAIESGRIAGVAVKRAKDKGDFTRGGLKEYERLLKQSFVLKDMKRFRNAPGFLSNPRMYTTYPEMISDLFETLFTVDGEKHLSRKEVRQVLMRHVSPVTLAMDALKGVRSL, encoded by the coding sequence ATGCCGGACGAGAAGTTCGATTGCATCGTCGTCGGCGCCGGGTTGGCAGGCCTCGCGGCCGCCTACCAAATGGCGACGGACGGCCTCCAAGTGCTGGTCGTCGAGAAGGCGAAGGTGCCGGGCCAGAAGAACGTCTCGGGCGGCAGGATGTACTCGCACGCGCTCGCAAAGCTCATCCCGCGCTTCTGGGAGGAAGCCCCGGTGGAGCGGGCGGTGACCCGGGAAGGCGTCACGTTCATGACGCGTGAAAGCGCGTTCTCCATTGATTTCGAATCGAAGAAACTCGGCGACCTGCATAACTCCTACAACGTCCTTCGAACGAAGTTCGACGCGTGGTTCTCGGAAAAAGTGGCGGCTAGGGGCGCGATGATCATCCCGGGTGCTCGCATCGACCGGTTGCACATCGAGGACGGTCAGGTGAAAGGGGTCATCGCCGGATCCGACAAGCTCCTTGCCGATTCCGTCGTCCTTGCCGAGGGCGCGAACCCGCTCCTTGCCGAACAGGCCGGACTCAAACCGCCGTTGAAGCCCCATCAGACGGCCGTCGGCGTCAAGGAAGTGATCAAGCTCGGTGCCGACGTGATCAACGACCGGTTCAGGTTGGGAATGGATGAGGGCATGGCGCAGGTCTTCGTCGGCGCCCCCACGTCGGGGCTTCCAGGGGGCGGTTTCCTCTACACCAACAGGGACTCCGTATCGCTCGGCATCGTGATGCCTATCGATTCCGCGATGGGCTTCGAGCATGCTCGCGATAAGAGAAGGCAGGTGCCGGAACTCGTCGAGGACTTCAGGACGCACCCGTACCTTGCGAAACTCCTTCGAGGAGGCGAGGTCGTCGAGTACAGCGCCCACATGGTGCCCGAAGGCGGCTACCGCCAAGTGCCGAAGGTCCTGGCCCACAACGGGGCGCTCTTGACGGGCGACAGCGCGGGGTTCGTCATCAACGCAGGCCTCACTTTCCGCGGCATGGACCTCGCCATCGAATCGGGGCGCATCGCCGGCGTCGCCGTGAAAAGGGCGAAAGACAAGGGCGATTTCACGCGAGGCGGCCTCAAGGAATACGAACGCCTCCTGAAGCAGAGCTTCGTGCTCAAAGACATGAAGCGTTTCAGGAACGCGCCGGGTTTCCTTTCAAACCCCAGGATGTACACGACCTACCCGGAGATGATCTCGGACCTCTTCGAGACGCTCTTCACGGTCGACGGGGAGAAGCACCTGTCAAGGAAAGAGGTGCGGCAGGTCTTGATGAGGCACGTAAGCCCTGTTACCCTCGCTATGGACGCTTTGAAGGGGGTGCGCTCGCTGTGA
- a CDS encoding 4Fe-4S dicluster domain-containing protein → MKRLSIEERLGTTVFDQFEEPHITVDNRLCVDCVEKPCLNTCPSRLYTLHEGVLTFQYEGCVECGTCRVVCHNGGNKAVRWTYPHGGLGVRYREG, encoded by the coding sequence ATGAAGCGCCTCTCCATAGAGGAGCGCTTGGGGACGACGGTCTTCGACCAGTTTGAGGAGCCGCACATCACGGTCGACAACCGCCTCTGTGTCGATTGCGTGGAGAAGCCGTGTCTCAACACGTGCCCTTCGCGCCTTTACACCCTTCACGAGGGCGTTCTCACGTTCCAGTACGAGGGGTGCGTCGAGTGCGGGACCTGCCGCGTCGTCTGCCACAACGGTGGGAACAAGGCGGTCCGGTGGACGTATCCGCATGGGGGATTGGGGGTCAGGTACCGTGAAGGCTGA